Proteins found in one Arachis stenosperma cultivar V10309 chromosome 8, arast.V10309.gnm1.PFL2, whole genome shotgun sequence genomic segment:
- the LOC130943685 gene encoding cysteine proteinase 15A-like: MARHSRWTLLLLLLSAAVASAVIDDDDNILIRQVVEDGDEHLLNAEHHFSAFKTKFSKTYATKEEHDYRFGVFKSNLLRAKSHQELDPSAIHGVTKFSDLTPSEFRSQFLGLKPLSLPSDAHNAPILPTDNLPKDFNWRDHGAVTNVKNQGTCGSCWSFSTTGALEGAHFLATGELVSLSEQQLVDCDHECDPDLNDACDSGCNGGLMTTAFGYTKKAGGLVREEDYPYTGRDRGPCKFDKSKIAASVSNFSVVSLDEDQIAANLVKNGPLSVGINAVYMQTYIGGVSCPFICGKHLDHGVLLVGYGAGGYAPIRFKEKPYWIIKNSWGENWGENGYYKICRGHNMCGVDSMVSTVTAIHTSSH; this comes from the exons ATGGCTCGCCACTCACGCTGGACTCTCCTCCTGCTTCTCCTCTCTGCTGCCGTCGCGTCGGCGGTGATTGACGACGACGACAACATTCTGATCCGTCAAGTGGTGGAGGATGGCGATGAGCACTTGCTGAACGCGGAGCACCACTTCTCCGCCTTCAAGACCAAGTTCAGCAAGACGTACGCCACAAAAGAGGAGCACGACTATCGGTTTGGCGTGTTCAAGAGCAACTTGCTCCGAGCAAAGTCGCATCAGGAGCTGGACCCCTCCGCCATACACGGCGTCACAAAGTTCTCCGATCTCACTCCGTCAGAGTTCCGCAGCCAGTTCCTTGGCCTTAAACCTCTTAGCCTTCCCTCTGATGCTCACAACGCACCAATCCTCCCTACCGACAATCTCCCTAAAGACTTCAACTGGCGCGACCATGGAGCCGTCACTAACGTCAAGAACCAG GGCACGTGTGGGTCGTGTTGGTCCTTTAGCACCACAGGAGCGTTGGAAGGAGCTCATTTTCTGGCAACGGGTGAGCTAGTGAGCCTTAGTGAGCAACAGCTTGTGGATTGCGATCACGAG TGTGATCCAGACCTAAATGATGCATGTGACTCGGGCTGCAATGGGGGGTTGATGACCACTGCATTTGGGTACACAAAGAAGGCTGGTGGACTAGTACGAGAAGAGGACTATCCTTACACTGGAAGAGATCGTGGCCCTTGCAAATTTGACAAGAGTAAAATTGCTGCTTCTGTGTCCAATTTCAGTGTGGTTTCCCTAGATGAAGACCAAATTGCAGCAAACCTGGTGAAGAACGGTCCTCTTTCAG TTGGTATCAATGCAGTTTATATGCAGACATATATAGGAGGAGTCTCATGCCCATTCATCTGTGGCAAGCACTTGGATCATGGGGTTCTTCTAGTGGGCTATGGTGCTGGTGGTTATGCTCCCATTCGCTTTAAGGAAAAGCCTTATTGGATTATAAAGAACTCATGGGGTGAAAACTGGGGAGAGAATGGATATTACAAGATCTGCAGAGGTCACAATATGTGTGGGGTGGATTCCATGGTCTCAACTGTTACTGCTATTCACACATCTAGCCATTAA